From Paenibacillus graminis:
AAGCCGATTGTGAGGAAGCACAAATTCCTTTTCGCTCAAGCAAGTTTAGCAGCAAAGCAGAAGATACATTCGGAACAGATATATTCATAATATGCGGTGCTCCATAAGGTGCAAGAGGGCTGTTGATTACAATACCGTCAATTCCCTTTAATCTTGAAAGCAAATAGCTATAGTTTTGTTGGAGTATGTCTTTTCTTTCCTGCATTCTGAAGATGGACAACTCGATCGCTTTGGCGAGAGCCCAGATGATGGGAACATTAATTGTACCCGAACGCAGCTCCATTTCCTGCCCACCGCCGTACAGAAGAGGTTCAATGCTAATCGCTTCCTTCTTCACCAGAACACCTACTCCCTTTGGAGCACCGATCTTATGTCCGGAAATGACATATAAATCAATGTTTGCGAGAGACAGATCGACTTTCCCTAATCCCTGTACTCCATCAACATGAAAACAAATGTCAGGATAATTTGTTTTGAGCATTTCTCCAATCTCTGCTACGGGTTGAATAGCACCTGTCTCATTATTGACATGCATTATACTGACCAGAACCGTATTGGGCTGGATTAACCCCACCAAATGTTTTACATCCACCAGACCGTCGGGGTTTGTTTTTAAATAGGAGACGGATACTCCCTCAGTCTCCAGTCTTTTGTAACAATTCAAAACAGACGGATGTTCTATTTCAGTTGTAATTACATGAAGAAGGCCAATATGTTGTTTACGAAAATGGTTGATGTAACCAAATATAGCCATATTATTACTTTCTGTCGCTCCTGAGGTAAAAATTATTTCGATTGGGCTCACCTTCAGTGACTCACCGATTATTTTACGAGAAAGCTCCAGCCTTTGATTCGCCTCCATTCCAAAAAAATGCGTGGATGAAGGATTGGCGTTCATATTGAAATTTTCTGTTGCAGCCTGAAACACTTTTAAAATTTCAGGATGGATCGGTGCTGTGGCCGCGCAATCGAAATAAATTTTTTTTTTATCCATTTCTTTAATCTCCTATCTTTTTGATTAATTCATTCCAAGATTCAATTTTTATAAAATTCGGTACACTCGAATGATTTAATTTGATTACATAGGGCATTTTATATTGCGACAATTTCTGAAGCGATACTGTTTCGTAAGTTCCTGTCATCGGTCCCGAAATTCGATATAATTCTTTTATCGCGGCCATTGCACCATAATCCCCACAGTCCAGGACCAGCAATATTTTATGATCAGTAAAAAACTGTTGATTATCTTCATATGAGGAAAGAATATTCATGCAGGTCAAACAGTACATTGATAGAAACAACAATGAATCGAATTTTTTGAATAAATCCTCAGCTTGGATTAGTTTCAGAACTTCTTTGCTGTCCCAGCGCTCAGTTTGTGTCTCATGCAACTTACTGAAAATCATGGCTTCACCTCATTTATGAATTCAATACGGAGTATATCTTGCATGTGAGATAGATTTATCCATTTTCCAGAACCGATAATAATATTGTTCTGATCCACGACATAGTAGTACGGTTTGGAGTATGCCTTCAGCAATTTAAATTCGTCACTTTCCAGCCCTTGAACGGGGTAGCGATTCATGAGATATTCAGTAAGTTGTTGATTCTCAATATACGATCCATCCGTCAACAAAACAATATTTATCCTGCTTATAGGCCCACAGCTCTTCAGCTCTTCAATCATTTCCATGCACCTTAAGCAGTTAAAAGATAAACATATAAGCAGATTTCGATTAGAAGTATACCTCTGATTCAGTGGCAGCATTTCGCCCTTTGCTAGAATCTCAACATCCTCTGCCATCCTCATTTGAAATATCTCTGAGAATTTGGACATCGCTCGTCCTCTCCATTCAGATGGAAGTATTGCAGCACTTTAGCATATACCCCCCGCCTTTCCTCGTAATCAGATAGGTAGGCTGTTTAGGGTCGTCCTCAATTTTGCTGCGCAATTTTTGAATGGTCATATATACATTCGCTTCTGAACCAATGCCACTCCAAATCGATTTCAACAAGTCTTCGGAATTGACGATGCAATCACAATTTTGGGTTAAAATTTGCATAACCTCCGTTTCACGAGGACTGAGATAAATGATTTTGTTGTTTTTACGGACCGCTCTTTTTTTCAGATCAAAGAATAGATAGCTGCTGTCCAAGGCCTGTGGCAAATCAGGAATATTTCTTTTAATGATCATGTTAGTTTTCGCCAAAATCTTGAATAATCTAGGATCACAATCACTGTTCTCATAAAAAATATAGATCCGCGCCGAAATCTGCAAGTAAATTTGAACTATATGCTTTAATTCAACATCTTTCCTTATATAAGCCCAATTCATAATTACAACATCGGTATTTTCCAGAAAAACACTTTCCAATTGCCACTTCTTGTTGATTGCAATGACGGAGGCTTTCTTAAAAATGGTTTGAACATGTTTGAAAAACAACAAGTTGTCTGTCCACAATAACACTTTCATATAGGTCCTCCACGATACACTTGGCGTTAAAAATAGAACACCTGCGTTTTTTAAAACGCAGGTGTTCGCTAACGCTAGCTTCGACACTCACAGTCAAAAAAAACCGAACTACCGTAATAGCACTTCGTTTCACCGTCGCTTTGACAACGATCCCATTTTACTTGATAAGTAATTTTGTAGTTTACGTAATATGGATGATCACACGATGAACTGCTGCAAGTGTAAGAATCATTGCAACTACCGAGAGACGTCCATCCGCTCGGACATGCCATATAATCCCTCCTTTCATGTTTTGATAAATTTATGTTAACCACCAAAATTTCTGAAATCTATAAATAATTCCTAAATAATTCAATGGCATATTAACACGTACCCCTCACCTTTTTTTGTAAGCAGTAATTCAGGAGCATTCGGCTTTTTCTCTATTTTGTTTCGAAGCTTTTGCATCGTCATATATACGTTAGCTTCGGAGGTAAGCCCATCCCATAAGGAATAGATTAATTCTTCAGTCGAAATCACTCTATTGCGATTATCAAAAAGAAATTGAAATACTCTATATTCATTCTTGCTTAATTCGATTTCCTGATCCTCAAAAAAACTGACTGAACGGTTGCCTTGATTAATACGAATGGCACCGTGCGAAAGCGAATGAACATTCTTCATTCGGAATATTTGCTCCTTTTCTCTGAAAACAACGTTCCTAGCACACAACAAATGGTATATTTCCCGTGTCCAATGATAATCCACCACGAGCAATTCTTTTGTGATATGGAGTTTTTCCCTAACCATTAAACAATCCCTAACCCTAAGTTCGGGCCAATCTAATATTACGCTCTTAATCTTTTGAAGATTGATGCTAAGAAAGGCATTCAAGTCCGATATATAGATCAATTCTCCATTATGGCTAAAAAAATCAGTCTCAAAAAATGATGCGTTATCACTATTTTCATTCCAGAAGAGTATTGTCATAAAAACCTCCCATTTTATTCTTTTTTAATACAAATTATAACATCAACTTTCAAAATAACCCATATTTTATTGTTTATACTTTCTTTATGGAGTTTATTGATGAATTTTGTATGATTGTTGTTAGTCCAACTAACAAGGAGGGTTTTTCTGATGTCGAAGATAAAACCGGAGTTTCTTTCACGATTCGAGGTGAATTTGCTACAGATCGGGGACGAACTTCCCAACATGCCAATTCTTCCAGGCCTTGAGTTATATGATTTGATTACAGATCACTTGATCCTCTTCCTGGTCAGTACACACTGTGATTTATGCGAAAAAACATTGGAGTCTATTGATGAATACACCAAAAACCACCAAGGACGGAATTTTGTAGTTCTGCTAGATAGTGATGCAAACGGACAGCAGTTTTTGAGAAATATTTTCGGGAATAGAGTTAGGTTATATATAGTGCCTCCGCCAATAATGCATAAGCATCTTAAAATGCAATTTCTCCCCATCGGGTTTGGGGTCGATCAAGATAAAATGATAGTTACCACTCATTCCGTTCAGAATGCAGAAATGTTACTGGATTTGCTGAATCCGCTGTTCAACAAAATCGGTGAGAATAATGAAATTTAGCGTCTTTAACAAAAAAATATACGAAAATGCTATAGTTTGCTTTATGGTACTGATATCCATAGGTATTTTCACTTCATTGTTATCCACAGGGCAAATTCAAGTGACGAAATATTTAACAGATAGCATCGTTTCAGCTTCACCTTCAATCCATTCCGCAATCCGATGGGTTTCTATGTTATTCATACTTTTGCTGTGCGGTACATTTTTTAAAGGACTGAATCTTTTTTATCAGGAGAAGGCGCGCATCCAAATCAATTACAACCTGGATAAAATTTTCCTCGAAAAAAACAATCCAAAAAAAATAACTAAGATTGAAACACCTAAATACCAGAATGATTTAAATATTGCAAGATATGGATTCAATTCTATATCCAGTCTTTCGCTTACTTTTATCCAGTTAATTAACGCTGTCTTATCTATGATGGTCTATTCTGCAATCATTTTCAACAAGATTTGGTTCCTTCCTTTTATTGTCCTGCTGCTTAATTCGCCGAAACTTCTGTATGAATCCACCATCGCAGTCAAGGAATTTCATTATATTGAGAACACAACGGAAATATCCAGAGAGAGATCTGTTTTGCAAAATTTGCTGCTAAGTCCTTCAGCCATCAAGGAAGTATTAATTTTCACAATGAAGCCCTTCATTTTCAATCGTTGGAATGCCGTATACAAACGTGAAAATACCGAATCGTTGAAGTTTAAAAAACAAGAATCCTTAAAGAGAACCGGACTGGGCATATATTCCAATACAACGCTCGCTATAAATCAATCGATTCTAATTTACTTTGTAGTTCAAAAGATCATTACCATCGGCGATTATGTTTCTTTGCTGTCCGCGGTGACCATGATTGAAACGTCTTTCTACGGAATTTCTAGTTATTATAGACAAATAAAGCAATACAAAATAACTATGAGCAAGCTGAGCACTTTTTTCACAGAGTATTCTGTAGGAGATCAACAGGATAACGTCAGTTTTGCACAGCGCCAGATCGATGGGGCAAAAGATATTCAGATTACAGATTTAACATTTCAATATTCTGAGCATCAGGAAAAAGCCCTTCAGCATATCCATTTGAATATTAAGAGCGGAGAAAAAATCGCTGTGGTAGGAGGAAATGGATCGGGGAAATCGACTTTGGTTAAATTGCTGTGTGGATTGCACAGTGTGGATAAAAATACTATTTTTTTTAATGGCATTGATATTACAGAAATACACCCCGAGCAGTATTTCTCTTACTTTTCAATAGTTACTCAAGACTTTATCAAGTATCCGTTTAGTTTAAAAGAAAATATCGCGTTAACTGATCATGTCAATCTTGAGAAGATTGGCTCTATAAAAGAAAATTATCCGTTTCTGCTTCCAAACATTGATTTAGATACCCTTCTTGGATATGAATATACAGGCTCACGACAACTTTCAGGCGGACAGTGGCAAAAGATCGCGCTAGCGAGAGCTCTTTATAAAAATTCGGATGTGCTGATTTTGGACGAAGCAACCTCTGCCCTTGATCCTGAATCCGAGTATGGGTTGATTGACAACCTAATACAACACGAATCCGATAAAACAATTTTTTTTGTCACCCATCGCTTAAACTTATGTCCGCTTTTCGACCGGATCATTGTGATGAAGGATGGGCATATTTTGGAGAACGGTCCTCATCATCAGTTACTTCAATTGAAAGGTAACTACTATAAAATGTACAACAGCCAGCAAATAAAGGAGGAGAAGTATGAGCCTGTTCGAGCAACTGTTTAAAGATTCACATCCGACGGCTCCTGATATCCCATTTTTCAAAAAAGGAGATTTGTTTCCTGACCCAATAAAAAGTGAATTCAGACCACAAATAGTTCTTTTTTTATCCTTAATCTGTAAAGATTGCATTGATATTATTGTTTATTTGCACAACGAAGCAGTAAACCAACAGATAATTCGCAAAAATTTAGAGCTATTTGTTGTCGGAAAATCCGAAGAAGTCGTGGAGCTGAAGGAGTATTTAGGAGATAAGTATATGATAAAGTCAATTACTCCACAAGAATTAGCCCTGACCTATCGGATAATAAATACCCCCTTCCTCTATCATATTTACACCGATAATCGAATACTTAAGTCATATGAGTTTTTCACATTAGAGCATTTTATTACAGAAGCATTCGACCTTTCATACATTGAAGAGGCTGTCCCGTAAGTAGATTTTCTACAAGCAGAGACAGATCTTAGCATCCTAAAAACCGAAAAGTCAACAGAGTGGCGATTCTCCTGTTATTAGAGGATCGCCGCTCTGCGTTTCTAATCATTTGCAGTTTGCTTCAGCAGATTGTGGGCAAGTGAAAGCCAACCTACCTAAAGCGTCACTTTGTCCATACCGCAAAGCAGAAACCGTCCTTTGATTTGAACTAGTTGTGTGGTAGCTCCATTTTAACAAAAGGGCACTTTCTTTTTTTGTTTTTCAAAAGATTGTAGAAACAATTTTTGCTTAAACAACGGAGTGGACGGGCTGATTGTGAAAAGCAGCAGCAGTCTCTTTGATCTCCTGATTTTCATCGTTCAGGGGAATGGAATAATTTGGAGGGGTCTCAAGAAGCTATCTTTGGCTTATGAGGCCTCCATTTGTATTCTCTACAAATTATAAAACGCCGTTTATCCAGCAGCTCTTCATAGGTGCCTCCTTCAGCGATCTGTCCCTCCTTCATCTGACAATCCTGTCGGCATACGGACGGTGGACAGGCGGTGAGCTCCATAAAGGTTGTGCGTCTGTTCGTAAGACCGTCAATGTACCCTGCACTTGCCTCTCTGAAACATTATCCAGTACGGAACTGGCCTCATCGAGAATAATGATGCGCTGATCTCTGACCAACGCCCGGAAATCGGAATCCACTTTTGCTAGCCGCCGCACAGCCTACCGCCAGGCTCGCCAATCAAGGTGTCCAGCCACTGCGGAAGACTGTCGATCACAACCTGAAGGTTAGCCATATAGATCGCCTGCTTAGGTGATACTCCCACGGATAGTGCCGGAGAAGAGATAGTTGATTGCAGCACAATCACCAGAGATTGGCAGGTATTTTTTCATGCTCAGCTCATCCATTGGAATGCCATCAATCTGATCAGGCCGCTCTGCGGTTTATAAAAACCGATAATCAAACTTAGGAACGTTGATTTGCCTGAGCCGGATTCACCGACAAAAGCAATCCGCTCTCCCGGTTTCACATTCAATGGCGGCAAAAAGGTATACATGTTTTCGCTCATTGTATTTTTTGCAGGCTCCGTCCTCTGCTCTCTGGCGTGGAATCCTGGCAGCCTCATCGGCTTCCGGCTTCTGCAGGGAGTTGGCGCCGGAATACTGATACCGACCTTGCAAACAGTGCTTGTCCAGACCACAGGCGGCCGGAATCTCGGAAGGGTGATGTCAATTATCAGTATCCCTACCTTGCTGGGTCCCATTCTCGGTCCTGTGCTGGGCGGGATCATGACCAACGCCTTAAGCTGGCGCTGGATTTTTTACGTGAATATTCCAATCACCATTATCGCCCTGCTGCTGGCCTGGCGCGGAATACCGGCAGCTCAACCGTCTACAAGCAAGCGGTCCCTGGACATTATCGGTCCTCCGGCCTTCGCCACACTCATTTACAGCATAGCTCAAATTAGCAATTATGGCGGTTTGAACAGCAGCAGAGTCATTGTACCTCTGGTGGCAGGTCTGTCCCTCACGGCGGCGTTCATCATCTATGCGCTGCACACTAAAAAAGCACCGCTGCTTGACCTGCGCCTGTTCAAGTCACGTTTGTTTTCCGCTTCGAATGCTGCAGTGTTCCTTGCCGGAATGATTATGAACGGCACTTTGCTCCTTTTGCCATTATACTATCAGCAGGTGCGTGGCGAAAGTGTGCTGCATACCGGTATTCTGCTGATTCCGCAAGGAATTGGCATGCTGCTGACCAGAAGCTGGGTAGGGGGATTGGCCGACCGTATGGGCTCGCGGATTATTGTATTCATGAGTCTTATAGTTACAATCGCAGGAACGCTGCCCTTTGCCTTCGCCGGTCCTGCGACCAGTCCATTAGTGCTAGCAGGCGCACTGCTGGTACGGGGGGCTGCGCTGAATGGACTGTTGATTCCGGTCATGGTTTCGGCGTATGAGGGATTAAGCAAAGATCAGGTCTCCCATACCAGCATTTCAATAAGGATTTTCCAGACCATCGGGGGAGCTTTCGGGGCAGCTATATTGGCAACAGTTATCGGGCATCAGCTTTCGGGCCACACTGCACCTACTCCGGAAATCCTTGCAGGCGCGTTTCACACCGCCTTTTGGGGGTCGGTTGGTTTTGCTGTGGCCGCATTCATTCCTTCGCTGTTGTTGTCAGTCCACAAAAAAGTGACAGCTGTAACCGAAGCCCAAGCCAACAGCATATCAACACAGAAACAATAGAACAAAACCACCCTTGCAGGTGAATAAGAGTCTTGGCACAAAAAGGACCCTCCGCCCCTCCCGGCAGCCGGTCCTCTTTTGCTAAATTCCCTTTACTTTTTTGAGCCATAGTCTCCGATTTTGATGCCCCAGACAGAGTCTTTCTGGTATGACGCCGTTTCCCTAAGTTCAGGAAGCCGCGGGTCTTGCGGATAATGCTGCTCAAGATATGCGGCAAAAGTCCTCCTTATGCCAATTTCCGCTTCCAGCTTATTGAATTCATTTGGATGCTTGTTTATTTCCGCAAGCGCCTTCTCCCACCGGTTCACATCGGCTTCCTCCGACTGCCCGCTGCGGACCTTGCCTGTAAGCTCATGCAGTTCACGATACGCCCGTTTGACCCCTGAGGAGTAGACCTGTTTCTGGTTCAAAAAAGTGAGCAGGGCCACAACCAGCGCCAGTCCAACCCATAACAAAATGTTATCCATATTCATCCCCTCCACTTAACCTCTTTCTCAATTATACACACGCAAGCGTCAGGCAAGCCGAAACTTCTGCTTCTTTTCCTCCATCAAGAACAGCTCCAGCGAACTTGATAGGCAGAAATCACAGCCTCAAGCACAAAAATACCCCACAGCCGTGGGGCAGCTTTCATAATATTCTTTTACATGACCCGGGAAAATTTAATTCTTGCCTGATGCAACGACAGCCTCTTCAGGCTATTATTCCTTCTTCATAATTTCATGAAGCTGGCGTTTGTCGGCTTCCAGTGAGCGGTCCTGTGCCTCGAGATCATCCTCGTCCGCATCTGCTGCAGAATAGACTACATCCTCCGCTTTTGCTTCATAGAGCATTTTCATTTTGTCTGTCTTGGAGAAGATTTTTGAGTTTTCTCTGTCCATTT
This genomic window contains:
- a CDS encoding cysteine desulfurase family protein; this encodes MDKKKIYFDCAATAPIHPEILKVFQAATENFNMNANPSSTHFFGMEANQRLELSRKIIGESLKVSPIEIIFTSGATESNNMAIFGYINHFRKQHIGLLHVITTEIEHPSVLNCYKRLETEGVSVSYLKTNPDGLVDVKHLVGLIQPNTVLVSIMHVNNETGAIQPVAEIGEMLKTNYPDICFHVDGVQGLGKVDLSLANIDLYVISGHKIGAPKGVGVLVKKEAISIEPLLYGGGQEMELRSGTINVPIIWALAKAIELSIFRMQERKDILQQNYSYLLSRLKGIDGIVINSPLAPYGAPHIMNISVPNVSSALLLNLLERKGICASSQSACSSTSVKASRILSAMGKTTAISGSSIRVSYNETYDLECMDRLISALVSVLEELDSAGVKRCLNDYENSLEKPTYV
- a CDS encoding winged helix-turn-helix domain-containing protein, which encodes MKVLLWTDNLLFFKHVQTIFKKASVIAINKKWQLESVFLENTDVVIMNWAYIRKDVELKHIVQIYLQISARIYIFYENSDCDPRLFKILAKTNMIIKRNIPDLPQALDSSYLFFDLKKRAVRKNNKIIYLSPRETEVMQILTQNCDCIVNSEDLLKSIWSGIGSEANVYMTIQKLRSKIEDDPKQPTYLITRKGGGYMLKCCNTSI
- a CDS encoding winged helix-turn-helix domain-containing protein gives rise to the protein MKNVHSLSHGAIRINQGNRSVSFFEDQEIELSKNEYRVFQFLFDNRNRVISTEELIYSLWDGLTSEANVYMTMQKLRNKIEKKPNAPELLLTKKGEGYVLICH
- a CDS encoding ABC transporter ATP-binding protein, translating into MKFSVFNKKIYENAIVCFMVLISIGIFTSLLSTGQIQVTKYLTDSIVSASPSIHSAIRWVSMLFILLLCGTFFKGLNLFYQEKARIQINYNLDKIFLEKNNPKKITKIETPKYQNDLNIARYGFNSISSLSLTFIQLINAVLSMMVYSAIIFNKIWFLPFIVLLLNSPKLLYESTIAVKEFHYIENTTEISRERSVLQNLLLSPSAIKEVLIFTMKPFIFNRWNAVYKRENTESLKFKKQESLKRTGLGIYSNTTLAINQSILIYFVVQKIITIGDYVSLLSAVTMIETSFYGISSYYRQIKQYKITMSKLSTFFTEYSVGDQQDNVSFAQRQIDGAKDIQITDLTFQYSEHQEKALQHIHLNIKSGEKIAVVGGNGSGKSTLVKLLCGLHSVDKNTIFFNGIDITEIHPEQYFSYFSIVTQDFIKYPFSLKENIALTDHVNLEKIGSIKENYPFLLPNIDLDTLLGYEYTGSRQLSGGQWQKIALARALYKNSDVLILDEATSALDPESEYGLIDNLIQHESDKTIFFVTHRLNLCPLFDRIIVMKDGHILENGPHHQLLQLKGNYYKMYNSQQIKEEKYEPVRATV
- a CDS encoding ATP-binding cassette domain-containing protein, coding for MSENMYTFLPPLNVKPGERIAFVGESGSGKSTFLSLIIGFYKPQSGLIRLMAFQWMS
- a CDS encoding DHA2 family efflux MFS transporter permease subunit, producing MFSLIVFFAGSVLCSLAWNPGSLIGFRLLQGVGAGILIPTLQTVLVQTTGGRNLGRVMSIISIPTLLGPILGPVLGGIMTNALSWRWIFYVNIPITIIALLLAWRGIPAAQPSTSKRSLDIIGPPAFATLIYSIAQISNYGGLNSSRVIVPLVAGLSLTAAFIIYALHTKKAPLLDLRLFKSRLFSASNAAVFLAGMIMNGTLLLLPLYYQQVRGESVLHTGILLIPQGIGMLLTRSWVGGLADRMGSRIIVFMSLIVTIAGTLPFAFAGPATSPLVLAGALLVRGAALNGLLIPVMVSAYEGLSKDQVSHTSISIRIFQTIGGAFGAAILATVIGHQLSGHTAPTPEILAGAFHTAFWGSVGFAVAAFIPSLLLSVHKKVTAVTEAQANSISTQKQ
- a CDS encoding YfhD family protein, encoding MDRENSKIFSKTDKMKMLYEAKAEDVVYSAADADEDDLEAQDRSLEADKRQLHEIMKKE